One stretch of Thalassophryne amazonica chromosome 19, fThaAma1.1, whole genome shotgun sequence DNA includes these proteins:
- the hmgcl gene encoding hydroxymethylglutaryl-CoA lyase, mitochondrial, whose translation MAAIVNRKCFSFVMRQQYLSFSAAAALKSVAARSLHLPQRVKIVEVGPRDGLQNERTIVPAETKIHLIDMLSESGLQVIEATSFVSPKWVPQMADQVEVMRGIRRKPGVSYPVLTPNLKGFQAAVGAGASEVAIFGAASEQFSKKNINCSVDESLQRFEEVMKAAKEARVPVRGYVSCVLGCPYEGKVAPEKVAHVAKRLYSMGCYEVSLGDTIGVGTPGGMSEMLEAVSREVPVGTLAVHCHDTYGQALANILVALQMGVSVVDSSVAGLGGCPYAQGASGNVATEDVVYMLHGLGIHTGVDLSKLMDAGAFICRSLNKKTNSKVSQATSKL comes from the exons ATGGCAGCCATAGTCAACAGAAAGTGTTTTAGCTTCGTTATGCGTCAACAATATTTATCTTTTAGCGCCGCGGCAGCGCTCAAATCT gttGCTGCGAGAAGTCTGCATCTTCCTCAAAGGGTAAAAATCGTGGAGGTTGGACCCAGAGACGGTCTGCAGAATGAGAGG ACCATTGTACCAGCAGAGACAAAAATTCATTTGATTGACATGCTGTCAGAATCAGGGCTGCAGGTCATTGAGGCCACCAGCTTCGTGTCGCCAAAATGGGTTCCACAG ATGGCAGACCAGGTGGAGGTGATGAGGGGGATACGGAGGAAACCAGGAGTGTCTTACCCAGTCCTGACACCCAACCTGAAGGGCTTCCAGGCAGCT GTAGGGGCGGGAGCTTCAGAGGTCGCCATATTTGGTGCAGCGTCTGAGCAATTCAGCAAAAAGAACATCAACTGCTCAGTGGACGAGAGTTTGCAGCGCTTTGAAGAGGTCATGAAGGCCGCTAAAGAGGCTCGTGTGCCTGTCAGAGG TTATGTGTCTTGTGTTCTTGGATGTCCGTATGAAGGCAAAGTGGCGCCTGAAAAAGTTGCACAT GTGGCGAAGCGTCTCTACTCCATGGGCTGCTACGAGGTCTCCCTGGGTGACACCATCGGCGTGGGGACTCCAGGTGGGATGAGTGAAATGCTGGAGGCTGTGAGCAGAGAGGTGCCGGTCGGCACTCTGGCAGTGCACTGCCACGACACCTACGGCCAGGCACTAGCTAACATCCTCGTGGCTTTGCAG ATGGGTGTCAGTGTGGTCGACTCTTCAGTAGCAGGACTCGGCGGCTGTCCCTATGCCCAAGGTGCTTCTGGGAATGTGGCGACTGAGGACGTGGTCTATATGCTGCATGGACTTGGGATTCACACA